In Torulaspora globosa chromosome 1, complete sequence, a genomic segment contains:
- a CDS encoding uncharacterized protein (ancestral locus Anc_2.383) encodes MNGSMTMETAADRALKLPLEPPFDTSDHSHHHHDHEIENDEFVNHRAGRSTEEGSQEQSRDNAEHANNYDQQKLVSLSPEMGPSFISGNEASPETYTDERSGAAGRKRFSESVTDPSLTAAAAAAVASIQDVWSENFNEPLPTNKEERIQQALEFMRNEKHAHAADKNIKKHSIRQIALFFQVPKSTLYDRLKNRALLPGNDKAGSAVVASAVSTYSMSSRAHSQQMKISMEKEELLLVQTKKLCHSLGNTINLTHLKDFITSLADGVSLGKKWVHNFTRRHDNDLIYGTLSSRFNVRVSNSKNCRCNFEYLWRCFIPLLQETIKQLPQDEPFYYIAKTSVHQPSMTSIFACFEVKPRDLSITLFGEPHLVMFPDYFGKSYAQRDAGKDPTASIMDGHENIDHENLRDSDPATEHIMNRHEKLQKHHKIEKLNTVFASIYERCCSSSNLSPGIVPLVVFEGFSDRYNWDPSTAKDMVHLGRFLAVPWNQQILQQLISKQMMNVVSNVTRRSSMVPSQLTDMETDTVLHHVDLDLGALRAKLTQILRTQTETLPPSIESHDPAQDNELNVFASTLRSSPDRGQDVESNFLAPKLTETQQQHQDSHRPLSPPPPPPLPPQIATVASANIFENSSLSQLQDVINLIDTNEAELYRGLADPSLKATLMDIFRKIRAILPQ; translated from the coding sequence ATGAATGGTTCTATGACTATGGAGACTGCAGCAGATCGTGCGCTTAAATTACCATTGGAGCCTCCGTTTGATACTTCTGACCACTCGCATCATCATCATGATCATGAGATTGAGAACGACGAGTTTGTTAATCATAGAGCGGGTCGGAGCACCGAGGAAGGATCGCAGGAACAGTCCCGCGACAACGCAGAACATGCGAATAACTACGATCAACAAAAATTGGTGTCACTGTCCCCAGAGATGGGGCCTAGTTTCATCTCCGGCAATGAGGCCAGTCCGGAGACTTATACTGATGAAAGAAGCGGTGCTGCTGggaggaagagattcaGCGAGTCAGTGACGGATCCGTCACTGACCGCAGCCGCGGCTGCAGCTGTAGCGTCGATACAGGATGTTTGGTCAGAGAACTTCAATGAGCCGTTGCCGACGAATAAGGAGGAACGCATACAGCAGGCTCTTGAGTTCATGCGGAATGAAAAGCACGCGCATGCTGCGGATAAGAATATTAAAAAGCATTCAATTCGACAGATAGCGCTTTTCTTTCAGGTGCCCAAGTCTACGCTGTATGATCGGCTAAAGAACAGAGCACTGCTACCGGGCAATGACAAAGCAGGGAGCGCCGTTGTGGCTAGCGCGGTTAGCACATATTCGATGTCCTCTAGAGCACACAGTCAACAAATGAAAATCTCAatggagaaggaagagctgTTATTGGTGCAGACGAAAAAGCTATGCCATTCGTTGGGGAATACGATAAACCTGACTCATCTGAAGGACTTCATCACATCTCTCGCGGACGGGGTTTCGCTAGGTAAAAAATGGGTGCATAACTTTACGCGACGTCATGATAATGATTTGATTTACGGGACTCTGTCCAGCAGGTTCAATGTCAGAGTGTCCAACTCTAAGAATTGTAGATGCAATTTCGAATATCTTTGGCGGTGCTTCATACCACTATTGCAAGAAACCATCAAACAGCTGCCGCAGGATGAACCATTTTATTATATCGCCAAAACATCTGTCCACCAACCTAGCATGACAAGCATCTTCGCATGTTTTGAGGTGAAACCGAGAGACCTATCTATTACACTATTCGGCGAACCGCATCTGGTAATGTTCCCTGACTACTTTGGTAAGTCATATGCGCAGAGAGACGCTGGGAAGGATCCAACGGCCTCAATTATGGATGGACATGAAAACATCGACCATGAGAACCTTCGGGACAGTGATCCCGCCACAGAACACATAATGAACAGACACGAAAAATTGCAAAAGCACCATAAAATAGAGAAGTTGAATACGGTGTTTGCGAGCATATACGAACGCTGCTGCTCCAGCTCGAATCTAAGTCCAGGAATTGTGCCCTTGGTGGTGTTTGAGGGCTTCAGCGACCGCTACAACTGGGATCCATCGACAGCCAAGGACATGGTTCACTTGGGACGGTTCCTCGCAGTGCCCTGGAACCAGCAAATCTTGCAACAGCTCATATCAAAGCAGATGATGAACGTCGTCAGCAATGTGACGCGCCGCTCGTCGATGGTGCCGAGCCAACTCACCGACATGGAAACAGATACCGTTTTACACCATGTTGATCTGGACTTGGGAGCCTTGAGAGCGAAGCTCACCCAAATACTACGAACGCAAACTGAGACTCTGCCACCCTCTATCGAAAGCCACGACCCAGCCCAAGACAATGAATTAAACGTGTTCGCATCAACACTGCGATCGTCGCCAGACCGAGGACAGGATGTGGAGAGTAATTTCCTTGCCCCCAAACTGACAGAGACACAgcaacagcatcaagacAGCCATCGGCCACTGTCTCCACCGCCTCCGCCTCCGCTTCCACCACAAATTGCGACAGTCGCATCTGCCaatatcttcgaaaacTCATCACTGTCGCAGTTGCAGGACGTCATCAACCTCATCGACACAAATGAAGCTGAACTGTACCGCGGTCTCGCAGACCCTTCTCTGAAGGCCACCTTAATGGATATATTCCGCAAGATCAGGGCCATTCTTCCTCAATGA
- the SUB2 gene encoding ATP-dependent RNA helicase SUB2 (ancestral locus Anc_2.384), producing MSHEGEEDLLEYSDNEQEIQVDAKEAADAEVANEGNTEAAETNNADNEKKGSYVGIHSTGFKDFLLKPELSRAIIDCGFEHPSEVQQHTIPQSIHGTDVLCQAKSGLGKTAVFVLSTLQQLDPVPGEVSVVVICNARELAYQIRNEYLRFSKYMPDVKTAVFYGGTPIAKDAELLKNKDTAPHIVVATPGRLKALVRDKMIDLSHVKNFVIDECDKVLEELDMRRDVQEIFRATPRDKQVMMFSATLSQEIRPICRRFLQNPLEIFVDDEAKLTLHGLQQYYIKLEEREKNRKLAQLLDDLEFNQVIIFVKSTSRANELTKLLNASNFPAITVHGHMKQEERIARYKAFKDFEKRICVSTDVFGRGIDIERINLAINYDLTTEADQYLHRVGRAGRFGTKGLAISFVSSKEDEEVLTKIQERFDVKIAEFPEEGIDPSTYLNN from the coding sequence ATGTCGCATGAAGGGGAAGAGGATTTATTGGAATACTCTGACAATGAGCAAGAGATTCAGGTAGATGCCAAAGAGGCTGCTGACGCCGAAGTTGCTAACGAGGGGAATactgaagctgctgaaacCAATAATGCTGATAACGAGAAGAAGGGTTCCTATGTGGGTATCCACTCCACAGGTTTCAAGgatttcttgttgaagccTGAGCTGTCAAGGGCTATTATTGACTGTGGTTTTGAGCATCCATCAGAAGTGCAGCAGCACACAATTCCTCAGTCCATTCACGGAACTGACGTCTTATGCCAGGCTAAGTCCGGTCTAGGTAAGACTGCTGTGTTCGTTTTATCGACCTTACAACAGTTGGATCCAGTTCCTGGCGAAGTCTCGGTGGTCGTCATCTGTAACGCAAGAGAATTGGCGTATCAAATTCGTAACGAGTACTTGAGATTCTCCAAGTATATGCCAGATGTCAAGACCGCCGTCTTTTATGGTGGTACTCCGATCGCAAAGGACGCTGAActattgaagaataaaGACACAGCTCCTCATATCGTGGTGGCTACTCCTGGTCGTTTGAAAGCCTTGGTTAGAGACAAGATGATCGATTTATCCCACGTCAAGAATTTTGTCATCGATGAGTGTGACAAGGTTTTGGAAGAGCTAGATATGAGAAGGGATGTCCAAGAAATTTTTAGGGCTACCCCTAGAGACAAGCAAGTGATGATGTTTTCTGCCACCCTTTCGCAGGAAATTAGACCAATTTGCAGACGTTTCTTACAGAACCCATTGGAGATCTTTGTCGACGATGAGGCTAAACTAACACTACATGGTTTGCAGCAGTATTATATCAAGCTGGAGGAGCGTGAGAAGAACCGTAAATTAGCTCAACTATTAGACGATCTGGAGTTCAACCAGGTTATCATCTTTGTGAAGTCGACTTCGAGAGCAAATGAACTAACCAAGCTGTTGAACGCTTCTAACTTCCCTGCCATCACTGTTCATGGACATATGAAACAAGAGGAACGTATTGCGCGTTACAAAGCTTTTAAAGACTTTGAGAAACGTATATGTGTCTCCACCGATGTCTTTGGTAGAGGTATTGATATTGAGCGTATCAATTTGGCTATCAACTATGATTTAACAACTGAGGCAGATCAATATTTGCACCGTGTCGGTAGAGCTGGTAGATTTGGTACCAAGGGTTTGGCTATCTCATTTGTGTCTTCGaaggaagacgaagaagtcTTGACTAAAATTCAGGAACGTTTCGATGTTAAGATTGCCGAATTCCCAGAGGAAGGTATCGACCCTTCGACCTATTTGAACAATTAG
- the FDO1 gene encoding Fdo1p (ancestral locus Anc_2.385), producing the protein MSDNITGNNELLAKELVATGQSSVMSDDKAFSDTKLSELDLAIVRARSLLRTLNSGMVNSPIEETRFSPLMEDLDEPGKSLTKHGINCTPRDSMEGGHEEANIGTKSSEESVMTTISSLMRALDDSMRQIQQLKLKNMLLKSNSDNLQSSYVVEENLRKQQFERMKYQFLLEKEQLIEKLRAKESKVAKYKSRVMEKNRQINKLTRILNDSAILDTSASETSDSTTRRSVTSIPLSSSSKYKTSDMLKTLGLLASQVLKDEVDEDSGNQTILQVADNTTDSEGLHTPIFDDQLRLPSQVSGDRAAPPSYSIAKN; encoded by the coding sequence ATGTCAGATAATATAACCGGTAATAATGAGCTGTTGGCAAAAGAACTCGTTGCAACTGGACAATCTTCTGTAATGAGCGATGACAAGGCTTTCAGCGATACAAAATTGTCTGAATTGGATCTGGCCATTGTCAGAGCTAggtctcttcttcgcaCGTTAAACTCTGGAATGGTCAACAGcccaattgaagaaacaaggTTTTCGCCATTAATGGAAGATCTAGATGAGCCTGGGAAATCGCTGACAAAACACGGTATCAACTGTACACCACGCGACTCAATGGAAGGCGGCCACGAGGAAGCGAACATTGGCACCAAATCTTCGGAAGAATCCGTGATGACAACCATATCATCCCTCATGAGAGCATTGGATGACTCTATGAGACAAATTCAGCAGCTAAAACTGAAAAATATGCTCCTCAAGTCGAATAGCGATAACTTACAATCTTCCTATGTTGTGGAGGAGAATCTGAGAAAACAGCAGTTCGAGCGAATGAAATaccaatttcttctggaaaaagaGCAGCTTATAGAAAAGCTACGTGCTAAAGAGAGCAAGGTGGCCAAATATAAGTCTCGTGTTATGGAGAAAAATCGACAAATCAATAAGCTCACGAGGATTCTGAACGATAGCGCAATTTTGGATACCTCCGCTAGTGAGACTTCCGATTCTACCACCAGGAGATCTGTTACGAGCATACCTTTGAGTTCGAGCTCAAAGTACAAGACGTCTGACATGCTGAAGACGCTTGGACTTTTAGCGTCGCAAGtattgaaagatgaagtgGATGAGGATTCCGGTAATCAAACCATCCTGCAGGTGGCAGATAATACAACAGATTCTGAGGGTTTGCATACACCGATATTTGATGATCAGCTGCGGCTTCCGAGCCAGGTTTCTGGTGATCGAGCTGCTCCGCCGTCCTACTCAATTGCAAAAAATTAA
- the RPS16B gene encoding 40S ribosomal protein uS9 (ancestral locus Anc_2.386), translating to MSAVPSVQTFGKKKSATAVAHVKAGKGLIKVNGSPITLVEPEILRFKVYEPLVLVGLDKFANIDIRVRVTGGGHVSQVYAIRQAIAKGLVAYHQKYVDEQSKNELKKAFTSYDRTLLIADARRPEPKKFGGKGARSRFQKSYR from the exons ATGTCTGCTGTCCCAAGTGTCCAA ACTTTCGGTAAGAAGAAGTCTGCTACCGCTGTTGCCCACGTCAAGGCCGGTAAGGGTTTGATCAAGGTCAACGGTTCTCCAATCACCTTGGTGGAACCAGAAATCTTGAGATTCAAGGTTTACGAACCATTGGTCTTGGTTGGTTTGGACAAGTTCGCCAACATCGATATCAGAGTTAGAGTTACCGGTGGTGGTCATGTTTCCCAAGTCTACGCCATCAGACAGGCCATTGCCAAGGGTTTGGTCGCCTACCACCAAAAATACGTCGATGAGCAATCCAAGAAcgaattgaagaaggccTTCACTTCCTACGACAGAACCTTGTTGATCGCTGATGCTAGAAGACCTGAGCCAAAGAAATTCGGTGGTAAGGGTGCTCGTTCTAGATTCCAAAAGTCTTACCGTTAA
- the RPL13A gene encoding 60S ribosomal protein eL13 (ancestral locus Anc_2.387): MAISKNLPILKNHFRKHWQERVKVHFDQAGKKVSRRNARASKAAKIAPRPLDLLRPVVRAPTVKYNRKVRAGRGFTLAEVKAAGLTAAYARTIGIAVDHRRQNRNQEIFDANVQRLKEYQSKIIVFPRNGKAEAEQVLSTAAAFPITQPATDVETRAVEDNGESAFRTLRLARSDKKFKGIREKRAREKAEAEAEKKK; encoded by the exons ATGG CTATCTCCAAGAACTTaccaattttgaagaaCCACTTCAGAAAGCACTGGCAAGAACGTGTCAAGGTTCACTTCGACCAAGCTGGTAAGAAGGTTTCTAGACGTAACGCCAGAGCTTCCAAGGCTGCCAAGATTGCTCCAAGACCTTTGGATCTATTGAGACCTGTTGTCAGAGCTCCAACTGTCAAGTACAACAGAAAGGTCAGAGCTGGCAGAGGTTTCACTTTGGCTGAAGTTAAGGCTGCTGGTCTAACTGCCGCCTACGCCAGAACCATTGGTATTGCTGTCGACCACAGACGTCAAAACAGAAACCAAGAGATCTTCGACGCCAACGTCCAAAGATTGAAGGAATACCAATCCAAGATCATTGTCTTCCCAAGAAACGGTAAGGCTGAAGCTGAGCAAGTTCTATctactgctgctgctttcCCAATTACCCAACCAGCTACCGACGTTGAAACcagagctgttgaagacaaCGGTGAATCCGCTTTCAGAACTTTGAGATTGGCCAGATCCgacaagaagttcaaggGTATTAGAGAAAAGAGAGCCAGAGAGAAggctgaagctgaagctgaaaagaagaaatag
- the RPP1A gene encoding ribosomal protein P1 (ancestral locus Anc_2.388) yields MSTESALSYAALILADAEVEITSDKLLTLTEAANIPVEGIWADIFTKALEGKNLKDMLVNFSAGAAPAGVAAAGAASGEAAGEAEEEKEEEAKEESDDDMGFGLFD; encoded by the coding sequence atGTCTACTGAATCTGCTTTGTCCTACGCTGCTTTGATCTTGGCTGACGCTGAAGTCGAAATCACTTCTGACAAGTTGTTGACTTTGACTGAGGCTGCCAACATCCCAGTTGAAGGTATCTGGGCTGACATCTTCACCAAGGCCTTGGAAGGCAAGAACTTGAAGGACATGTTGGTCAACTTCAGCGCTGGTGCTGCTCCAGCAGgtgttgctgctgctggcgcCGCTTCTGGTGAGGCTGCCGGTGAAGCTGAagaggagaaggaagaagaagccaaggAGGAATCCGATGACGACATGGGTTTCGGTTTGTTCGATTAG
- the SIP5 gene encoding Sip5p (ancestral locus Anc_2.389), with translation MGNAPAKLGDGSYGNDATANSRGGSGKAVSSSSTGAGGRITFSNAEYNSARTRRGTSLVGSILGPGGGSRAGSEAGQSEKRRSTREREETKESHARQLVTKFEQTVDGGFLAPYGCYGFEKLDYDADVVKTLIIDRQLAPFYLPLQDFNESWTREELIKIVDGLPLHAAFDENLEKYEDIPVGNLRKQNFDGLIDKTLSKREQRRMRSKIFKARLYRKRIIWQEVENEAFLEQKIEARKTNSKAKDKAMLPSDDLKYSLYKKGIECPICFLYYPEPLNYSSCCQQPICTECFVQIKRAEPHFPHDEVDPAQPVTHDEEKDPNLLTSEAANCAYCATPNFGVIYRPREDRKVGIGGSEPSTYTLPEQLEDSNVEQRAAGNGPKHKPLVVASDMIRPDWKMKLDKERARLAKRSANATAIHVSHRLIDPDHPSRRASAADNSNGRTQSSDWRDIHDLEEEMLERAIRLSIADQNEKSKA, from the coding sequence ATGGGTAATGCTCCAGCCAAACTTGGCGATGGAAGTTATGGCAATGATGCAACAGCGAACTCTAGAGGCGGTTCCGGCAAAGCAGTGAGCAGTTCAAGCACTGGAGCAGGTGGCAGAATAACGTTTTCGAACGCAGAATACAACAGTGCAAGAACCCGGCGTGGTACTTCCTTAGTCGGAAGCATTCTGGGTCCCGGTGGGGGCTCAAGAGCCGGCTCCGAAGCTGGACAGTCAGAGAAAAGGAGGTCAACCcgagaaagagaagagacTAAGGAGAGTCATGCCAGACAATTGGTGACGAAATTTGAACAGACAGTGGATGGCGGATTTTTGGCTCCATACGGCTGTTATGGATTCGAAAAACTCGACTACGATGCCGATGTGGTTAAGACGCTAATTATTGATAGACAGCTTGCGCCATTTTACCTGCCCCTGCAGGACTTCAACGAATCGTGGACAAGGGAGGAGCTTATCAAGATTGTTGATGGGTTGCCGCTGCATGCTGCGTTTGATGAGAACCTGGAGAAGTACGAAGATATACCTGTGGGAAACCTAAGGAAACAAAACTTTGACGGACTGATTGACAAGACGCTGTCGAAGAGAGAGCAACGTCGGATGCGTTCTAAGATATTCAAGGCGAGATTGTACAGGAAACGGATAATCTGGCAAGAGGTAGAGAATGAAGCGTTCTTGGAGCAGAAAATCGAAGCAAGGAAAACCAACTCTAAGGCTAAAGATAAAGCAATGCTTCCCAGTGATGACTTGAAATATTCCTTATACAAGAAGGGGATAGAGTGCCCCATTTGTTTTCTTTACTACCCTGAGCCTTTGAACTACTCAAGTTGTTGTCAACAGCCGATTTGCACAGAGTGTTTTGTTCAGATAAAGAGAGCCGAACCCCATTTTCCCCACGATGAAGTAGACCCTGCACAGCCTGTTACCCATGATGAGGAGAAGGATCCAAATTTGTTGACGTCGGAGGCAGCGAATTGTGCCTACTGTGCAACACCCAACTTCGGAGTCATATACAGGCCCAGGGAGGACAGGAAAGTCGGAATCGGTGGCTCAGAGCCCTCAACATACACACTGCCCGAGCAATTAGAAGACAGCAACGTCGAGCAGCGGGCAGCAGGAAACGGTCCCAAGCACAAGCCGCTTGTTGTCGCCTCGGATATGATTCGCCCTGActggaaaatgaagcttGACAAAGAGAGAGCGCGATTGGCAAAGAGATCGGCGAACGCTACCGCCATCCATGTGAGCCACAGACTAATCGATCCAGATCACCCCTCCAGACGAGCTTCCGCGGCAGACAACTCCAATGGCAGGACGCAATCTTCCGACTGGAGAGACATCCACgatctcgaagaagagatgctTGAGAGAGCCATCAGACTCAGTATCGCGGATCAAAACGAGAAAAGCAAGGCATAG
- the THI3 gene encoding branched-chain-2-oxoacid decarboxylase THI3 (ancestral locus Anc_2.390) gives MNYTRSNELPHDITLGEFLFHRFKQLHSETIFGLPGAFNTQLLDKLAKVPGLRWAGNTNELNAAYAADGYARLKGIACMITTFGVGELSAINGVAGSFAEHVGLLHVVGMPPTSAQTKQLLLNHTLGNGDYKVFYRIASEVACYSTLMADQDLCAEEVDDCITRAWILQKPVYLGIPINLIETMVSSAKLDKPLNLKLPPNDKHIEEEVVNQILQHMYKAKNPVIISDACVIRHHVVAETTELSTRTRFPVYTTPMGKGAIDESLPNFGGVFMGSISPPEVREVVNFADFVLVVGCMLADFSTSSFHFGYKTKECALLFPTSVKFKHAIYPDLHIKSLLEALLRKLDESKIKYKCQPAPPMIIPKSQLPSRHTLRHEWIWNQMSNWFQQGDIIITETGTSAFGINQTHFPYDSRGISQALWGSVGYTVGACLGACFAVDEMAKDSLSPVSRRVILFVGDGALQLTVQEVSTMVRWGLKPYIFIMNNQGYSVDRFLHHRSNASYYDIQTWDYLRLLATFGARSYEARKIVTVGDFLEMVQDPHFARNDKIRMLEIMLPPMDVPQALMDRWLTEQESKKRAGEETDAYTPSPESSLKRIRSDDLTPTD, from the coding sequence ATGAACTATACGCGATCGAATGAACTGCCTCACGACATCACTCTTGGTGAATTTCTCTTCCACAGGTTTAAACAGTTGCACAGTGAGACTATCTTTGGATTGCCGGGCGCTTTCAACACACAATTGTTGGACAAATTAGCTAAAGTGCCCGGATTGCGTTGGGCAGGTAACACCAATGAGCTAAACGCTGCCTATGCAGCCGATGGCTACGCTCGATTGAAGGGAATCGCCTGCATGATAACCACTTTCGGGGTTGGCGAACTCAGCGCGATCAACGGCGTGGCGGGATCGTTTGCTGAACATGTGGGACTCTTGCATGTGGTTGGTATGCCTCCAACGAGTGCTCAGACAAAACAATTACTTTTGAACCATACCTTGGGGAACGGAGACTATAAAGTTTTCTATCGAATAGCCAGCGAGGTGGCTTGCTACTCAACTCTGATGGCAGACCAGGACCTTTGTGCTGAGGAAGTCGATGATTGCATTACAAGAGCTTGGATTTTACAAAAACCGGTATATTTGGGCATACCTATAAATCTGATAGAGACGATGGTTAGCTCGGCGAAACTGGACAAGCCGTTGAACCTTAAGTTACCCCCAAACGACAAGCATatcgaggaagaggtcGTTAACCAGATTCTGCAGCATATGTATAAGGCTAAGAATCCAGTGATCATTTCGGATGCATGCGTCATAAGGCACCATGTGGTTGCAGAGACGACTGAGCTCAGCACGAGGACAAGGTTCCCGGTATACACTACACCAATGGGAAAAGGtgccattgatgaaagtCTCCCGAACTTTGGCGGCGTCTTTATGGGTTCTATCTCTCCGCCAGAAGTACGGGAAGTGGTGAATTTTGCAGATTTTGTACTCGTCGTGGGATGTATGTTGGCAGATTTCAGCACCAGCTCGTTCCATTTCGGCTACAAGACCAAAGAATGTGCCCTGCTGTTCCCAACCTCcgtcaagttcaagcaTGCGATATATCCGGATCTTCACATCAAGTCTTTACTGGAAGCTTTGTTGCGTAAGCTGGACGAATCGAAGATCAAGTACAAGTGCCAGCCTGCCCCTCCAATGATAATACCGAAAAGCCAATTGCCCAGCCGACATACGCTGAGGCACGAGTGGATATGGAACCAGATGTCCAATTGGTTCCAACAGGGCGACATTATCATCACTGAGACCGGTACTTCTGCCTTCGGCATCAACCAGACCCACTTCCCATACGACTCCCGCGGCATATCCCAAGCATTGTGGGGATCGGTCGGTTATACTGTTGGAGCGTGTTTGGGGGCATGTTTCGCAGTGGATGAAATGGCGAAAGACAGTTTATCTCCTGTTTCGCGAAGGGTCATACTGTTCGTCGGTGATGGTGCATTACAGCTGACCGTGCAGGAGGTCTCAACCATGGTCCGATGGGGGCTGAAGCCCTACATTTTCATCATGAACAACCAAGGTTACTCTGTCGATAGGTTTCTACACCATAGATCCAATGCAAGCTACTACGACATTCAGACATGGGACTACCTACGCCTTCTAGCCACTTTCGGTGCCAGATCCTACGAGGCGAGAAAGATTGTCACGGTCGGCGACTTTCTGGAGATGGTTCAGGATCCGCATTTTGCTCGCAATGACAAGATACGAATGCTCGAAATAATGCTGCCACCAATGGACGTTCCTCAAGCCTTGATGGACAGATGGCTGACAGAGCAGGAAAGTAAAAAGAGGGCGGGCGAAGAGACCGACGCATATACGCCCAGCCCCGAAAGTAGCCTGAAAAGGATCCGTAGCGACGATTTGACGCCTACCGACTAA
- a CDS encoding GSK family serine/threonine-protein kinase (ancestral locus Anc_2.391), with the protein MNVQEITNEEIVHKQVYWGHASGGNGGQGQQEQPIEISYPTTEVVGRGSFGVVFTTTIQQSGEMVAIKKVLQDRRFKNRELEIMKLLQHPNVIDLKYYFYEKDPHGEVYLNLILDYMPQSLYQRLRHFVHLTSIMPRLEIKCYMYQLFKALNYLHHHANVCHRDIKPQNLLVDPQTWELKLCDFGSAKQLKPTEPNVSYICSRYYRAPELIFGATNYSNQIDIWSSGCVMAELLLGQPMFPGESGIDQLVEIIKILGTPSKQEICAMNPNYMEHKFPQIKPIPLYKVFKKEDDATVEFLINMLKYDPLERFNSLQCLCAPYFDELRFATDDLKQVVDNLKLLAFDYETELGHLTEDQLAAVKLKLMPSII; encoded by the coding sequence ATGAACGTTCAAGAGATTACTAACGAAGAGATAGTGCATAAACAGGTATATTGGGGACATGCCAGTGGTGGGAACGGCGGACAGGGCCAGCAGGAACAACCGATTGAGATTTCGTATCCTACCACAGAAGTGGTGGGTCGCGGATCGTTTGGGGTGGTATTCACCACTACGATCCAGCAGTCGGGCGAGATGGTTGCGATCAAGAAGGTGCTGCAGGATAGGAGATTCAAAAATAGAGAGCTGGAGATTATGAAGTTGTTGCAACATCCGAATGTGATAGATTTGAAATATTATTTTTACGAGAAGGATCCGCATGGCGAAGTGTATCTAAATTTGATTCTCGATTACATGCCGCAATCGTTGTATCAGAGGCTGCGTCATTTTGTTCATTTGACTAGTATTATGCCGCGATTGGAGATCAAATGCTACATGTACCAACTGTTCAAGGCATTGAATTATTTACACCATCATGCAAACGTTTGTCACAGGGACATCAAACCGCAGAATTTGCTGGTGGATCCGCAAACATGGGAATTGAAACTGTGTGATTTCGGCAGTGCCAAACAATTGAAACCTACGGAGCCAAACGTTTCGTACATTTGTTCTCGTTACTATAGGGCTCCCGAGCTGATCTTTGGGGCTACCAACTATTCAAATCAGATCGATATCTGGTCAAGCGGTTGTGTCATGGCCGAGCTCTTGTTGGGTCAGCCCATGTTCCCCGGCGAGAGCGGTATCGACCAACTGGTGGAAATAATCAAGATCCTAGGGACTCCTTCGAAACAAGAAATTTGTGCTATGAACCCCAATTATATGGAACATAAGTTCCCACAGATAAAGCCGATCCCGTTGTACAAAgtgttcaagaaagaggaTGATGCGACGGTTGAATTTCTGATCAACATGCTGAAATACGACCCGCTGGAACGTTTCAACTCCTTGCAATGTTTATGCGCCCCGTATTTTGACGAATTGAGGTTTGCTACAGACGACCTAAAGCAAGTCGTCGATAATTTAAAGCTGCTAGCGTTCGACTACGAGACAGAGTTGGGTCATCTGACTGAAGATCAATTAGCTGCTGTAAAATTAAAATTGATGCCAAGTATAATATGA